In Syngnathus scovelli strain Florida chromosome 11, RoL_Ssco_1.2, whole genome shotgun sequence, one DNA window encodes the following:
- the ccnd3 gene encoding G1/S-specific cyclin-D3 yields MSTLNTQPVNTSCKVEYWVPELEFDYDVVVRAGYDLELFGDLRAVQSLRALEVGTTSQGSSHLPGIPQNIRAIKRKILIMWMFKVCEEQKCEEEVFPLAAHYLDSYLSHHVVPDSMLQLLGVVTMLLASKMRETFPLTTTKLCIYTDFSVTLPEILEFEVSVVSRLGWRLASVLPSDFLEPILHALSFLPTQHLPNLRRHVHTYVALAAIEFKSSDFLPSTLACACVTMATQQLKLADSPESLLKFLANLLVIDPGSIFLCYSQLQRVVELNLPSPVQAAVCRSEVSQTPVDVVSLSLTSVTPGENQLETPPCQHRQV; encoded by the exons ATGTCCACGTTGAACACCCAACCCGTTAACACG tCATGCAAGGTGGAATATTGGGTCCCTGAACTGGAATTCGATTATGACGTCGTTGTACGGGCGGGCTACGACCTGGAATTATTTGGAGACCTCCGGGCTGTCCAAAGCTTGCGGGCCCTGGAGGTGGGCACCACTAGCCAGGGGTCTTCTCACTTGCCTGGAATCCCACAGAACATTCGGGCGATCAAGAGGAAGATACTCATCATGTGGATGTTCAAG GTATGTGAGGAGCAGAAATGTGAGGAGGAGGTGTTCCCGCTGGCAGCCCACTACCTGGACTCATACCTGAGCCACCATGTTGTGCCAGACTCAATGCTGCAGCTTTTAGGCGTCGTCACCATGTTGCTGGCTTCCAAAATGAGAGAGACTTTTCCTCTGACAACCACCAAGCTGTGCATCTACACAGACTTCTCCGTTACATTGCCAGAAATCCTG gagTTTGAGGTGTCAGTGGTGTCCAGGCTAGGCTGGCGTCTGGCCTCCGTGCTCCCCTCTGACTTCCTGGAGCCCATTCTTCATGCACTGTCCTTTCTCCCGACCCAGCACCTTCCTAACTTGCGCCGACATGTCCACACCTACGTCGCGTTGGCAGCCATTG AATTTAAGTCTTCTGACTTTTTGCCCTCCACCCTTGCTTGTGCCTGTGTGACAATGGCAACACAGCAGCTCAAATTGGCAGACTCACCAGAGTCACTGCTGAAGTTTCTAGCCAATCTCCTGGTCATTGATCCG GGCTCCATCTTCCTCTGCTACAGCCAGCTCCAGAGAGTAGTGGAGCTCAACCTGCCTTCCCCTGTCCAAGCCGCTGTTTGCAGATCAGAGGTCAGTCAGACACCCGTCGATGTTGTCAGCCTTTCATTGACGTCAGTGACGCCTGGTGAAAACCAACTGGAAACTCCTCCCTGCCAACACAGGCAAGTGTGA
- the med20 gene encoding mediator of RNA polymerase II transcription subunit 20, which produces MGVTCVCQVPVAEGKSVQQTVDMVHKKLEQLGAVKQGSFCVDCETYHATGSVSGQPSKLLYVMHNSETPLSCMALFENGPCLVADGNFDVLMVKLKSHFQNAKGHKVECRGSRYRYCDFLIKVGTVTMSSSARGISVEVEYCPCVVPGDCWNLMKEFMQSFLGPSVPELPSAFAAKPEGIFAPADCVDTMTQYLELFNKLRKLQIQGNNVR; this is translated from the exons atgggagTTACTTG TGTGTGCCAGGTGCCGGTGGCAGAGGGGAAGAGtgtgcagcagacagtggacatgGTGCACAAGAAACTAGAGCAGCTGGGAGCTGTGAAACAGGGCAGCTTCTGTGTCGACTGTGAGACGTACCATGCGACTGGAAGTGTCAGCG GTCAGCCTTCCAAGCTCTTATATGTGATGCACAACTCAGAAACCCCCCTAAGTTGCATGGCTCTATTTGAGAACGGACCCTGCTTGGTAGCAGACGGCAACTTTGACGTTCTCATGGTGAAGCTAAAGAGCCACTTCCAGAATGCCAAGGGCCACAAAGTAGAATGCCGAGGCTCACGATACCGCTACTGCGACTTTCTCATCAAAGTTGGCACAGTGACCATGAGCTCGAGTGCCAGAGGAATATCAGTAGAG GTGGAATATTGTCCCTGTGTGGTTCCTGGGGACTGCTGGAATCTAATGAAGGAGTTCATGCAATCATTTCTGGGCCCCAGCGTCCCAGAGCTGCCATCTGCGTTTGCTGCTAAGCCTGAAGGCATTTTTGCACCAGCCGACTGCGTTGACACCATGACGCAGTACCTGGAGTTGTTCAACAAACTGCGGAAACTGCAAATTCAAGGGAATAATGTGCGTTGA
- the bysl gene encoding bystin yields MPKVKKSKGGGDNRGQSDTLVDQMLQGDMVRGKDKSRVKLRDDRIESEDKYVNERLSRKILQQARIQQEELQSEYGLLPKKKAPVTVLGSSSQDADSDEEWPELGATVGKDDANAVYDTEVVVDPDDEKAIEMFMNKNPPMRRTLADIIMEKITEKQTEVGTVMSEVSGCPMKQLDPRVVEVYRGVNKVLSKYRSGKLPKAFKIIPALSNWEQVLYLTEPETWTAAAMYQATRIFSSNLKERMAQRFYNLVVLPRVRDDIAEYKRLNFHLYSALKKALFKPGAWFKGILIPLCESGTCTLREAVIIGSILTKCSIPVLHASATMLKLAEMEYNGANSIFLRLLLDKKYALPFRVLDALVAHFLSFRSEKRVLPVLWHQSLLTLAQRYKADLASEQKTALLELLKIQTHPQISAEIRRELQNSESRDIEIGIPANIDMD; encoded by the exons ATGCCTAAGGTGAAAAAATCTAAAGGAGGAGGTGACAACCGGGGGCAGTCGGACACGCTGGTTGACCAGATGCTACAGGGCGACATGGTTCGAGGGAAAGACAAAAGCCGAGTGAAGCTTCGGGACGATCGGATTGAGAGCGAAGACAAGTACGTGAATGAACGTCTGTCCAGGAAAATCCTGCAACAAGCCAGGATTCAGCAAGAGGAACTCCAGAGCGAATATGGCCTGCTGCCAAAGAAGAAAGCACCCGTCACTGTTCTTG GTTCCTCATCTCAGGATGCAGATTCAGATGAGGAGTGGCCAGAGCTGGGAGCAACAGTTGGTAAAGATGATGCCAACGCTGTGTATGACACCGAAGTTGTGGTCGACCCTGATGACGAGAAAGCGATTGAGATGTTCATGAATAAGAATCCCCCAATGAG GCGAACACTAGCGGACATTATAATGGAGAAGATAACAGAAAAACAGACCGAAGTGGGAACAGTGATGTCAGAAGTATCTGGCTGTCCAATGAAACAACTTGACCCCAGAGTAGTGGAAGTGTACAGAGGTGTCAATAAG GTCCTGTCAAAATATCGCAGTGGAAAGTTGCCAAAGGCTTTCAAAATAATACCAGCGCTTTCAAACTGGGAGCAGGTCCTGTATTTGACTGAGCCGGAGACCTGGACGGCAGCTGCCATGTATCAAGCGACACG AATCTTCTCCTCTAATCTGAAAGAGCGAATGGCCCAGAGATTTTACAATTTGGTGGTGTTGCCCAGAGTTCGGGATGATATTGCAGAGTACAAGAGACTGAACTTTCATCTTTATAGTGCTCTGAAGAAAGCCTTGTTCAAACCGGGTGCCTGGTTTAAAG GTATATTGATACCGCTGTGTGAATCTGGGACATGCACTCTCAGAGAGGCAGTCATCATTGGAAGCATCCTGACAAAGTGTTCTATTCCTGTGCTCCACGCCAG CGCCACGATGCTCAAATTGGCAGAGATGGAGTACAACGGCGCCAACAGCATTTTCCTGCGTCTGCTGCTCGACAAGAAATACGCCCTGCCTTTCCGTGTGCTGGATGCCTTGGTGGCTCACTTCCTGTCTTTCCGCAGCGAAAAACGAGTGCTTCCTGTGCTCTGGCATCAGAGTTTACTCACACTAGCTCAGCGCTACAAGGCCGACCTGGCCTCCGAACAGAAGACAGCGTTGCTGGAGCTGCTCAAGATACAAACCCACCCTCAGATCTCGGCAGAGATTCGTAGAGAACTGCAAAACTCCGAGTCACGGGATATTGAAATCGGAATCCCTGCTAACATTGATATGGACTGA
- the tmcc2 gene encoding transmembrane and coiled-coil domains protein 2, whose protein sequence is MLDKSEVTTLGLPSTASHGGSDSNISAEGAAGSASSVAAGGGAEGSAGGAGCGEPQRTRVALEHLQQKILKVTEQIRVEQEARDDNVAEYLKLAHNADKQQASRIKQVFEKKNQKSAQTIAHLHKKLEHYHKKLKEIEQNGPARQPKDVLRDMQQGLKDVGANVRAGISGFGGGVVEGVKGGVSALTHTSVVSKPREFASLIRNKFGSADNIAHLKDTMEDGVGGHSDVTPTPRALSGSATLVSSPKYGSDDECSSATSGSAPGSNSGGAGGGGGGMLGPTIGSPRLDGHHHHHHHVHSSWDSLLEGLQEIKASQAHMEDTIEDMKGQLQSDYSYMTQCLQEERYRYERLEEQLSDLTELHQNEMSNLKQELASMEEKVAYQSYERARDIQEAVESCLTRITKLELQQQQQQVVQLEGVENANARALLGKLINVILALMAVLLVFVSTLANFITPLMKTRARVGATVLLTVLLFVLWKHWDFVEPWFPPS, encoded by the exons ATG CTGGATAAGAGCGAGGTGACAACTCTTGGCCTCCCGTCCACTGCCAGCCATGGAGGCTCTGACAGCAACATTAGCGCAGAGGGCGCAGCGGGGTCAGCATCCAGCGTGGCTGCCGGCGGCGGTGCCGAAGGTAGCGCGGGCGGGGCGGGGTGCGGCGAGCCCCAGAGGACGCGAGTCGCTCTGGAGCACCTTCAGCAGAAGATCCTGAAGGTGACGGAGCAGATTCGGGTGGAGCAGGAGGCCCGCGACGACAATGTGGCCGAATACTTGAAGCTAGCCCACAATGCCGATAAGCAGCAGGCATCCAGGATCAAGCAGGTGTTTGAGAAGAAGAATCAAAAGTCGGCACAGACCATCGCGCACTTGCACAAGAAGCTAGAACACTATCACAAGAAGCTAAAGGAGATAGAGCAG AATGGACCAGCCCGGCAGCCCAAGGATGTCCTGCGGGACATGCAGCAAGGACTCAAGGACGTGGGGGCCAACGTCCGTGCTGGGATAAGCGGTTTCGGAGGAGGCGTAGTGGAAGGGGTGAAAGGTGGCGTTTCGGCCCTGACTCACACCTCCGTGGTCTCCAAGCCCAGAGAGTTTGCTAGTCTCATCAGGAACAAGTTTGGCAGCGCAGATAACATCGCCCATCTCAAGGATACTATGGAGGACGGAGTTGGGGGCCACTCTGACGTCACCCCGACCCCTCGCGCCCTCAGCGGAAGCGCCACTCTGGTGTCCAGTCCAAAGTACGGCAGCGACGACGAGTGCTCCAGCGCCACGTCCGGCTCGGCCCCGGGAAGCAACTCCGGTGGGGcgggtggaggaggaggcggcatgTTGGGGCCTACGATAGGGAGTCCCAGGCTGGAcgggcaccaccaccaccatcatcacgtgcacagctcgtgggATTCCCTCCTCGAGGGCTTGCAGGAGATCAAAGCCAGCCAGGCGCACATGGAGGACACCATCGAGGACATGAAGGGCCAACTGCAGAGCGACTACTCCTACATGACACAGTGCCTGCAAGAAGAGAGATACAG GTATGAACGATTAGAAGAGCAGCTGAGTGACCTGACAGAGCTTCATCAGAATGAAATGAGCAATCTCAAACAAGAACTGGCCAGCATGGAGGAGAAAGTGGCCTATCAGTcctacgagagagcgagagacattCAg GAGGCAGTGGAATCGTGCCTGACACGCATCACCAAGCTGgagttgcagcagcagcagcaacaggtgGTCCAGCTGGAGGGCGTGGAGAACGCCAACGCCCGCGCTCTGCTGGGCAAGCTCATCAACGTCATCCTGGCGCTCATGGCCGTACTTCTGGTGTTCGTATCCACGCTGGCCAACTTCATTACGCCGCTGATGAAGACGCGGGCGCGGGTGGGTGCCACTGTCCTGCTCACCGTGCTGCTCTTCGTTTTGTGGAAGCACTGGGATTTTGTGGagccttggtttccacccagcTGA
- the usp49 gene encoding ubiquitin carboxyl-terminal hydrolase 49, which yields MERCKHVVRLRLGHDHSILNPQKWHCVDCSTTDSVWACLKCSHVACGRFMEEHSLKHFQESHHPLAMEVRELDVFCFACGDYVLNDNAEGDLKLLRGALSTVRSPGTRSLRSSAWRAYAHRGGESGPQPPMQLALRHRRKTLLAKMLQRWTSRHQELQAERREKLEEARRQKKEVKRRLLEELVNVPPRKSARLLTQAPRPTIALIPCKFRDPPERLPPPPKKPSLLTLSRKPPPNGRAAKLRRYYSAHSATRRRLAPGVTGLRNLGNTCYMNSILQVLSHLQKFRECFLTLDLCETEELLAKTNHSQGVKAVAGSMVGSGNMPLTSYPLGRVGNLAVGKKESTAPAPQTAELVQPKETRCSTRQRMSLCHELHTLFRVMWSGRWSLVSPFAMLHSVWNLIPAFRGYDQQDAQEFLCELLDKVQQELDAEASKRRIVIPITKRKLSKQVLKVLNTIFHGQLLSQVTCLSCKHKSNTVEPFWDLSLEFPERYHSVNKSSGSTAYQRSCTLTEMLSKFTEMEALEGSIYACNHCNKRRRKTSHKPLVLSEAHKQLLIYRLPQVLRLHLKRFRWSGRNHREKIGVHVAFDQVLNIKPYCCTGSGHSVHRGGYTYDLSAVVMHHGKGFGSGHYTAYCYNTEGGFWVHCNDSEMKVCSVEEVCNTQAYILFYTQRSA from the exons ATGGAGCGCTGTAAGCACGTGGTCCGCCTTCGCCTGGGCCATGACCACTCCATCCTCAATCCACAGAAATGGCACTGCGTGGACTGCAGCACCACAGATTCGGTGTGGGCCTGCCTCAAGTGCTCCCATGTGGCCTGCGGGCGCTTCATGGAGGAGCACTCGCTCAAACACTTTCAGGAGTCCCACCACCCGCTGGCCATGGAGGTGCGggagctggacgtcttctgcttTGCTTGCGGAGACTATGTACTCAATGACAACGCGGAGGGAGACCTCAAGCTCCTCCGAGGGGCCCTCTCCACCGTCCGCAGCCCGGGTACGCGCTCGCTGCGTTCCTCAGCTTGGCGGGCGTACGCCCACCGGGGCGGGGAGAGCGGGCCGCAGCCTCCCATGCAGCTGGCCTTGCGTCATAGGAGGAAAACCCTCCTTGCCAAGATGCTTCAGAGGTGGACAAGCAGACATCAAGAGCTGCAGGCGGAGCGCCGAGAGAAGCTGGAGGAGGCGAGAAGACAAAAGAAAGAGGTGAAAAGGAGATTGTTAGAAGAGCTGGTCAACGTCCCTCCCAGAAAGAGCGCTCGGCTTCTCACTCAGGCGCCACGTCCGACCATCGCACTCATTCCTTGCAAGTTCCGAGACCCTCCGGAACGCCTACCTCCTCCTCCCAAGAAGCCTTCCCTCCTCACCTTGTCGCGAAAGCCGCCTCCAAACGGCAGGGCCGCGAAATTGAGGCGCTACTACTCGGCCCACTCGGCTACCCGCCGACGGCTCGCCCCGGGAGTCACCGGTCTCCGCAACCTGGGGAACACATGCTACATGAACTCCATCTTGCAAGTGCTGAGTCACCTGCAGAAATTCAGGGAGTGTTTTCTCACTTTGGACCTGTGTGAGACAGAGGAGCTGCTGGCCAAGACCAACCACTCACAAGGGGTGAAGGCGGTAGCTGGAAGCATGGTTGGCAGCGGAAACATGCCGCTGACTTCATACCCGCTGGGACGTGTTGGAAATCTGGCAGTGGGCAAAAAGGAAAGCACCGCGCCCGCCCCGCAGACTGCCGAGTTGGTCCAGCCCAAGGAGACGCGTTGCTCCACCCGCCAGCGGATGTCTCTGTGCCACGAGCTGCATACGCTTTTTAGAGTCATGTGGTCGGGCCGCTGGTCTTTGGTGTCTCCCTTCGCCATGCTGCACTCGGTGTGGAACCTCATCCCAGCTTTCCGCGGCTACGACCAGCAGGACGCCCAGGAGTTCCTGTGCGAGCTGCTGGACAAGGTGCAGCAGGAGCTGGACGCGGAGGCCTCCAAGCGGCGCATCGTCATCCCCATCACCAAGAGGAAGCTCTCCAAACAAGTGCTGAAGGTGCTGAACACCATCTTTCACGGGCAGCTACTCAGCCAG GTGACGTGTCTGTCCTGCAAGCACAAGTCAAACACAGTGGAGCCATTCTGGGATTTGTCTTTGGAGTTTCCCGAGCGCTATCACAGCGTCAACAAAAGCTCGGGCTCCACAGCCTACCAGCGCAGTTGCACGCTCACCGAAATGCTGTCCAAGTTCACCGAGATGGAAGCGCTCGAAGGCAGCATTTATGCCTGCAACCACTGCAACA AGAGAAGAAGGAAAACATCCCACAAGCCTTTAGTTCTTTCAGAAGCCCATAAGCAGCTTCTGATCTACCGTTTACCTCAGGTTCTACGGCTGCACCTCAAGCGCTTCAG GTGGTCGGGGAGGAACCATCGAGAGAAAATCGGCGTCCACGTGGCCTTCGACCAGGTTCTGAACATCAAACCCTACTGCTGCACGGGCTCAGGTCACTCTGTCCACAGAGGAGGCTACACCTACGACCTGTCGGCCGTGGTCATGCACCACGGCAAAGGCTTTGGCTCAGGGCACTACACCGCATACTGCTACAACACCGAAGGAG GTTTCTGGGTCCACTGCAATGACTCTGAGATGAAGGTTTGCAGTGTGGAGGAAGTGTGCAACACTCAGGCCTACATTCTCTTCTACACCCAGAGGTCTGCTTAG
- the nuak2 gene encoding NUAK family SNF1-like kinase 2 produces the protein MEDSSVGRTSSRSWPSVENLSSEMKAPLPPVQVKKQAVKRHHHKHNLKHRYEFLETLGKGTYGKVKKAKERSGRLVAIKSIRKEKIKDEQDLVHIRREIEIMSSLCHPHIITIYEVFENKDKIVIVMEYASRGDLYDHICDRRQISERESRHFFRQIVSAVHYCHQNGIVHRDLKLENILLDGNGNVKIADFGLSNLYHRDEYLQTFCGSPLYASPEIVNGRPYRGPEVDTWSLGVLLYTMVHGTMPFDGNNHKALVQQISTGNYRKPNKPSDACGLIRWMLMVNPERRATIEEIAGHWWLNWGYQRCLLAETKASQVEETATTSPSTQHPAGLAGVASWLRRTSRPLLENGSKMRCLLRSQGSGGGDVVRQRSLRRSRKENNVSQPGHEGSTDTRPSKGILKRRNSAKQKVMSETPVEVAVEPKNILDLSAPASEPSSAMQPRKGILKKPTEQESGYYSSSPENSDSGWVQQSKACPSASTHRKGILKRNGKFSSGGLQEFGSLDQLTVSLPSRSTRPRSGGAISEDSILSSESFDQLDLPDCVGLPARPEKAGRPTMRGCVSADNLLDIQEEGILGDGLQRRWNCYDAGVADSAFSITDCDNVTQAYKQALMIHSPAPS, from the exons ATGGAGGACTCTAGCGTTGGCCGCACCTCGTCAAGATCTTGGCCGTCAGTCGAGAATCTTTCATCCGAAATGAAAGCTCCGCTTCCGCCGGTCCAGGTGAAGAAACAAGCTGTGAAGCGACACCACCACAAGCACAACCTGAAACACCGCTATGAATTCCTGGAGACACTCGGGAAAGGGACATATGGCAAAGTAAAGAAAGCCAAGGAGAGATCTGGCAGACTG GTTGCCATTAAGTCCATCAGAAAGGAGAAGATCAAGGATGAGCAAGACCTGGTTCACATTCGCCGGGAAATTGAGATCATGTCATCGTTGTGTCACCCGCACATCATCACCATCTACGAAG TCTTTGAGAATAAGGACAAAATCGTGATTGTGATGGAATACGCCAGCAGGGGGGACTTGTACGACCACATCTGCGACAGGAGGCAGATATCCGAGCGGGAGTCGAGGCACTTCTTCAGACAGATTGTGTCCGCTGTACACTACTGCCATCAG AATGGAATTGTTCACCGGGATCTGAAACTGGAGAATATTTTACTTGATGGCAATGGCAACGTCAAG ATTGCCGACTTTGGCCTGTCAAACCTTTATCACAGAGACGAGTACCTTCAGACATTCTGCGGTAGCCCCTTGTACGCATCTCCAGAGATCGTCAACGGTCGGCCGTACCGTGGGCCGGAGGTGGACACGTGGTCTCTCGGAGTGCTGTTGTATACTATGGTTCACGGCACCATGCCCTTTGACGGGAACAACCACAAGGCGCTCGTCCAGCAGATCAGCACCGGAAATTACCGCAAACCAAACAAACCCTCTG ATGCGTGTGGTCTAATTCGTTGGATGCTAATGGTGAACCCTGAGCGCAGAGCTACAATTGAGGAGATAGCAGGACACTGGTGGCTTAACTGGGGTTAccagcggtgcctcctggctgaGACAAAGGCTAGCCAAGTTGAGGAGACGGCAACTACCTCTCCATCAACGCAGCACCCGGCCGGGTTGGCCGGCGTCGCCAGCTGGCTGCGGCGTACGTCGAGGCCTTTGCTGGAGAACGGCTCCAAGATGCGCTGCTTGCTGCGCTCGCAAGGTAGCGGTGGGGGTGATGTGGTGCGCCAACGTTCTCTGCGGAGGTCACGGAAGGAGAATAATGTCTCCCAGCCCGGTCATGAAGGGAGTACAGACACCCGGCCTTCCAAAGGCATTTTAAAAAGAAGAAACAGCGCGAAACAGAAGGTGATGAGCGAGACTCCCGTTGAGGTTGCAGTAGAGCCGAAGAACATTTTGGATTTGTCCGCTCCAGCCAGTGAGCCCTCCTCTGCAATGCAACCTCGCAAAGGTATCCTAAAGAAGCCCACAGAGCAGGAATCTGGCTACTATTCCTCCTCTCCTGAGAACAgtgactctggctgggtgcaacAATCCAAAGCGTGCCCCTCGGCTTCGACCCACAGAAAAGGCATCCTCAAGCGGAATGGAAAGTTCTCCTCGGGTGGGCTTCAGGAGTTCGGCTCATTGGATCAGCTGACCGTTTCATTACCCAGCCGAAGCACCAGGCCAAGATCAGGTGGTGCCATCAGCGAGGACAGCATTCTGTCCTCAGAGTCATTTGACCAACTCGATCTTCCAGACTGTGTCGGACTTCCTGCGCGCCCAGAGAAAGCCGGTAGGCCCACCATGAGAGGATGCGTTTCAGCCGATAACCTGCTGGACATTCAAGAAGAAGGTATTCTCGGAGATGGGCTGCAGAGGCGGTGGAACTGCTACGACGCCGGCGTGGCCGACAGCGCCTTCTCCATTACAGACTGCGATAATGTCACTCAAGCTTATAAGCAGGCCTTGATGATTCACAGCCCCGCTCCAAGCTGA